Proteins encoded within one genomic window of Gadus macrocephalus chromosome 16, ASM3116895v1:
- the LOC132473902 gene encoding uncharacterized protein LOC132473902 isoform X8, with protein sequence MSSSCLCSCLHPASVFMSSSCLCSCLHPASVHVFILPLFMSSPCLCSCLHPASVFMSSSCLCSCLHPASVLMSSPRLCSCLHPASVHVFTLPLFMSSPCLCSCLHPTSLFMSSPYLSVHVFILPLFMSSSCLCSCLHPASVHVFILPLFMSSSCLCSCYLPAAPAYFYRFYGVFSWKARRSLACLAPMPHAGSPPPPFGGHPRVPGSRRGHRLLPLVFGWRLQQLSLGVRSVVPEQAQMFPDVPSLEAALGHSREKEGTSSELRVPLGLQRREKKGSASHGDHPGRPVTVGLVTRQMIRPVQWRSDQYSGGQTQYSGGQRSDPVQWRSDQYSGGQTSTVEVRPVQWRSDPVQWRSDQYSGGQTSTVEVRPVQWRSDPGLRPSLQRSSLLYPRPVGAQGRPTGL encoded by the exons ATGTCTTCatcctgcctctgttcatgtcttcaccctgc CTCCGTGTTCATGTCTTCatcctgcctctgttcatgtcttcaccctgcctctgttcatgtcttcatcctgcctctgttcatgtcttcaccctgcctctgttcatgtcTTCACCCTGCCTCCGTGTTCATGTCTTCatcctgcctctgttcatgtcTTCACCCTGCCTCCGTGTTGATGTCTTCACCCCGCCTCTGTTCATGTCTTCatcctgcctctgttcatgtcttcaccctgcctctgttcatgtcttcaccctgcctctgttcatgtcTTCACCCTACCTCCCTGTTCATGTCTTCACCCTACCTCTCTGTTCATGTCTTCatcctgcctctgttcatgtcttcatcctgcctctgttcatgtcttcatcctgcctctgttcatgtcttcatcctgcctctgttcatgtcttcatcctgcctctgttcatgttATCTTCCTGCCGCCCCTGCATATTTTTACCGGTTTTATGGAGTGTTTTCATGGAAGGCCAGGAGGAGCCTGGCTTGTTTGGCCCCGATGCCGCACGCAGGGAGCCCTCCACCCCCATTCGGAGGTCACCCCAGGGTGCCAGGGTCACGCAGAGGTCACCGTCTCCTCCCTCTGGTGTTTGGCTGGAGGCTGCAGCAGCTCTCTCTCGGAGTGCGGTCGGTTGTTCCAGAGCAGGCCCAGATGTTCCCAGATGTTCCCTCCCTGGAAGCGGCCCTGGGTCACtccagagagaaggaggggactTCCTCTGAGCTACGAGTTCCTCTGGGCCTCCAGCGCAGGGAGAAGAAGGGTTCAGCCTCACATGGAGATCATCCCGGGCGCCCTGTCACTGTTGGTTTAGTGACCAGGCAGATGATCAGACCAGTACAGTGGAGGTCAGACCAGTACAGTGGAGGTCAGACCCAGTAcagtggaggtcagaggtcagacccaGTACAGTGGCGGTCAGACCAGTACAGTGGAGGTCAGACCAGTACAGTGGAGGTCAGGCCAGTACAGTGGAGGTCAGACCCAGTAcagtggag GTCAGACCAGTACAGTGGAGGTCAGACCAGTACAGTGGAGGTCAGACCAGTACAGTGGAGGTCCGACCCAGGCCTGCGTCCTTCCCTCCAGAGGAGCTCTCTGCTGTACCCCAGACCTGTGGGGGCCCAGGGCCGACCCACTGGTTTGTAG
- the LOC132473902 gene encoding uncharacterized protein LOC132473902 isoform X22, whose protein sequence is MSSSCLCSCLHPASVFMSSSCLCSCLHPASVHVFILPLFMSSPCLCSCLHPASVFMSSSCLCSCLHPASVLMSSPRLCSCLHPASVHVFTLPLFMSSPCLCSCLHPTSLFMSSPYLSVHVFILPLFMSSSCLCSCLHPASVHVFILPLFMSSSCLCSCYLPAAPAYFYRFYGVFSWKARRSLACLAPMPHAGSPPPPFGGHPRVPGSRRGHRLLPLVFGWRLQQLSLGVRSVVPEQAQMFPDVPSLEAALGHSREKEGTSSELRVPLGLQRREKKGSASHGDHPGRPVTVGLVTRQMIRPVQWRSDQYSGGQTQYSGGQTSTVEVRPVQWRSDPVQWRSDQYSGGQTSTVEVRPVQWRSDPGLRPSLQRSSLLYPRPVGAQGRPTGL, encoded by the exons ATGTCTTCatcctgcctctgttcatgtcttcaccctgc CTCCGTGTTCATGTCTTCatcctgcctctgttcatgtcttcaccctgcctctgttcatgtcttcatcctgcctctgttcatgtcttcaccctgcctctgttcatgtcTTCACCCTGCCTCCGTGTTCATGTCTTCatcctgcctctgttcatgtcTTCACCCTGCCTCCGTGTTGATGTCTTCACCCCGCCTCTGTTCATGTCTTCatcctgcctctgttcatgtcttcaccctgcctctgttcatgtcttcaccctgcctctgttcatgtcTTCACCCTACCTCCCTGTTCATGTCTTCACCCTACCTCTCTGTTCATGTCTTCatcctgcctctgttcatgtcttcatcctgcctctgttcatgtcttcatcctgcctctgttcatgtcttcatcctgcctctgttcatgtcttcatcctgcctctgttcatgttATCTTCCTGCCGCCCCTGCATATTTTTACCGGTTTTATGGAGTGTTTTCATGGAAGGCCAGGAGGAGCCTGGCTTGTTTGGCCCCGATGCCGCACGCAGGGAGCCCTCCACCCCCATTCGGAGGTCACCCCAGGGTGCCAGGGTCACGCAGAGGTCACCGTCTCCTCCCTCTGGTGTTTGGCTGGAGGCTGCAGCAGCTCTCTCTCGGAGTGCGGTCGGTTGTTCCAGAGCAGGCCCAGATGTTCCCAGATGTTCCCTCCCTGGAAGCGGCCCTGGGTCACtccagagagaaggaggggactTCCTCTGAGCTACGAGTTCCTCTGGGCCTCCAGCGCAGGGAGAAGAAGGGTTCAGCCTCACATGGAGATCATCCCGGGCGCCCTGTCACTGTTGGTTTAGTGACCAGGCAGATGATCAGACCAGTACAGTGGAGGTCAGACCAGTACAGTGGAGGTCAGACCCAGTAcagtggag GTCAGACCAGTACAGTGGAGGTCAGGCCAGTACAGTGGAGGTCAGACCCAGTAcagtggag GTCAGACCAGTACAGTGGAGGTCAGACCAGTACAGTGGAGGTCAGACCAGTACAGTGGAGGTCCGACCCAGGCCTGCGTCCTTCCCTCCAGAGGAGCTCTCTGCTGTACCCCAGACCTGTGGGGGCCCAGGGCCGACCCACTGGTTTGTAG
- the LOC132473902 gene encoding uncharacterized protein LOC132473902 isoform X50, with translation MSSSCLCSCLHPASVFMSSSCLCSCLHPASVHVFILPLFMSSPCLCSCLHPASVFMSSSCLCSCLHPASVLMSSPRLCSCLHPASVHVFTLPLFMSSPCLCSCLHPTSLFMSSPYLSVHVFILPLFMSSSCLCSCLHPASVHVFILPLFMSSSCLCSCYLPAAPAYFYRFYGVFSWKARRSLACLAPMPHAGSPPPPFGGHPRVPGSRRGHRLLPLVFGWRLQQLSLGVRSVVPEQAQMFPDVPSLEAALGHSREKEGTSSELRVPLGLQRREKKGSASHGDHPGRPVTVGLVTRQMIRPVQWRSDQYSGGQTSTVEVRPVQWRSDPGLRPSLQRSSLLYPRPVGAQGRPTGL, from the exons ATGTCTTCatcctgcctctgttcatgtcttcaccctgc CTCCGTGTTCATGTCTTCatcctgcctctgttcatgtcttcaccctgcctctgttcatgtcttcatcctgcctctgttcatgtcttcaccctgcctctgttcatgtcTTCACCCTGCCTCCGTGTTCATGTCTTCatcctgcctctgttcatgtcTTCACCCTGCCTCCGTGTTGATGTCTTCACCCCGCCTCTGTTCATGTCTTCatcctgcctctgttcatgtcttcaccctgcctctgttcatgtcttcaccctgcctctgttcatgtcTTCACCCTACCTCCCTGTTCATGTCTTCACCCTACCTCTCTGTTCATGTCTTCatcctgcctctgttcatgtcttcatcctgcctctgttcatgtcttcatcctgcctctgttcatgtcttcatcctgcctctgttcatgtcttcatcctgcctctgttcatgttATCTTCCTGCCGCCCCTGCATATTTTTACCGGTTTTATGGAGTGTTTTCATGGAAGGCCAGGAGGAGCCTGGCTTGTTTGGCCCCGATGCCGCACGCAGGGAGCCCTCCACCCCCATTCGGAGGTCACCCCAGGGTGCCAGGGTCACGCAGAGGTCACCGTCTCCTCCCTCTGGTGTTTGGCTGGAGGCTGCAGCAGCTCTCTCTCGGAGTGCGGTCGGTTGTTCCAGAGCAGGCCCAGATGTTCCCAGATGTTCCCTCCCTGGAAGCGGCCCTGGGTCACtccagagagaaggaggggactTCCTCTGAGCTACGAGTTCCTCTGGGCCTCCAGCGCAGGGAGAAGAAGGGTTCAGCCTCACATGGAGATCATCCCGGGCGCCCTGTCACTGTTGGTTTAGTGACCAGGCAGATGATCAGACCAGTACAGTGGAGGTCAGACCAGTACAGTGGAG GTCAGACCAGTACAGTGGAGGTCAGACCAGTACAGTGGAGGTCCGACCCAGGCCTGCGTCCTTCCCTCCAGAGGAGCTCTCTGCTGTACCCCAGACCTGTGGGGGCCCAGGGCCGACCCACTGGTTTGTAG
- the LOC132473902 gene encoding uncharacterized protein LOC132473902 isoform X6 encodes MSSSCLCSCLHPASVFMSSSCLCSCLHPASVHVFILPLFMSSPCLCSCLHPASVFMSSSCLCSCLHPASVLMSSPRLCSCLHPASVHVFTLPLFMSSPCLCSCLHPTSLFMSSPYLSVHVFILPLFMSSSCLCSCLHPASVHVFILPLFMSSSCLCSCYLPAAPAYFYRFYGVFSWKARRSLACLAPMPHAGSPPPPFGGHPRVPGSRRGHRLLPLVFGWRLQQLSLGVRSVVPEQAQMFPDVPSLEAALGHSREKEGTSSELRVPLGLQRREKKGSASHGDHPGRPVTVGLVTRQMIRPVQWRSDQYSGGQTQYSGGQRSDPVQWRSDQYSGGQTSTVEVRPSTVAVRPVQWRSDQYSGGQTSTVEVRPVQWRSDPGLRPSLQRSSLLYPRPVGAQGRPTGL; translated from the exons ATGTCTTCatcctgcctctgttcatgtcttcaccctgc CTCCGTGTTCATGTCTTCatcctgcctctgttcatgtcttcaccctgcctctgttcatgtcttcatcctgcctctgttcatgtcttcaccctgcctctgttcatgtcTTCACCCTGCCTCCGTGTTCATGTCTTCatcctgcctctgttcatgtcTTCACCCTGCCTCCGTGTTGATGTCTTCACCCCGCCTCTGTTCATGTCTTCatcctgcctctgttcatgtcttcaccctgcctctgttcatgtcttcaccctgcctctgttcatgtcTTCACCCTACCTCCCTGTTCATGTCTTCACCCTACCTCTCTGTTCATGTCTTCatcctgcctctgttcatgtcttcatcctgcctctgttcatgtcttcatcctgcctctgttcatgtcttcatcctgcctctgttcatgtcttcatcctgcctctgttcatgttATCTTCCTGCCGCCCCTGCATATTTTTACCGGTTTTATGGAGTGTTTTCATGGAAGGCCAGGAGGAGCCTGGCTTGTTTGGCCCCGATGCCGCACGCAGGGAGCCCTCCACCCCCATTCGGAGGTCACCCCAGGGTGCCAGGGTCACGCAGAGGTCACCGTCTCCTCCCTCTGGTGTTTGGCTGGAGGCTGCAGCAGCTCTCTCTCGGAGTGCGGTCGGTTGTTCCAGAGCAGGCCCAGATGTTCCCAGATGTTCCCTCCCTGGAAGCGGCCCTGGGTCACtccagagagaaggaggggactTCCTCTGAGCTACGAGTTCCTCTGGGCCTCCAGCGCAGGGAGAAGAAGGGTTCAGCCTCACATGGAGATCATCCCGGGCGCCCTGTCACTGTTGGTTTAGTGACCAGGCAGATGATCAGACCAGTACAGTGGAGGTCAGACCAGTACAGTGGAGGTCAGACCCAGTAcagtggaggtcagaggtcagacccaGTACAGTGGCGGTCAGACCAGTACAGTGGAGGTCAGACCAGTACAGTGGAG gtcagacccaGTACAGTGGCGGTCAGACCAGTACAGTGGAGGTCAGACCAGTACAGTGGAGGTCAGACCAGTACAGTGGAGGTCAGACCAGTACAGTGGAGGTCCGACCCAGGCCTGCGTCCTTCCCTCCAGAGGAGCTCTCTGCTGTACCCCAGACCTGTGGGGGCCCAGGGCCGACCCACTGGTTTGTAG
- the LOC132473902 gene encoding uncharacterized protein LOC132473902 isoform X45 — MSSSCLCSCLHPASVFMSSSCLCSCLHPASVHVFILPLFMSSPCLCSCLHPASVFMSSSCLCSCLHPASVLMSSPRLCSCLHPASVHVFTLPLFMSSPCLCSCLHPTSLFMSSPYLSVHVFILPLFMSSSCLCSCLHPASVHVFILPLFMSSSCLCSCYLPAAPAYFYRFYGVFSWKARRSLACLAPMPHAGSPPPPFGGHPRVPGSRRGHRLLPLVFGWRLQQLSLGVRSVVPEQAQMFPDVPSLEAALGHSREKEGTSSELRVPLGLQRREKKGSASHGDHPGRPVTVGLVTRQMIRPVQWRSDQYSGGQTQYSGGQASTVEVRPSTVEVRPVQWRSDPGLRPSLQRSSLLYPRPVGAQGRPTGL, encoded by the exons ATGTCTTCatcctgcctctgttcatgtcttcaccctgc CTCCGTGTTCATGTCTTCatcctgcctctgttcatgtcttcaccctgcctctgttcatgtcttcatcctgcctctgttcatgtcttcaccctgcctctgttcatgtcTTCACCCTGCCTCCGTGTTCATGTCTTCatcctgcctctgttcatgtcTTCACCCTGCCTCCGTGTTGATGTCTTCACCCCGCCTCTGTTCATGTCTTCatcctgcctctgttcatgtcttcaccctgcctctgttcatgtcttcaccctgcctctgttcatgtcTTCACCCTACCTCCCTGTTCATGTCTTCACCCTACCTCTCTGTTCATGTCTTCatcctgcctctgttcatgtcttcatcctgcctctgttcatgtcttcatcctgcctctgttcatgtcttcatcctgcctctgttcatgtcttcatcctgcctctgttcatgttATCTTCCTGCCGCCCCTGCATATTTTTACCGGTTTTATGGAGTGTTTTCATGGAAGGCCAGGAGGAGCCTGGCTTGTTTGGCCCCGATGCCGCACGCAGGGAGCCCTCCACCCCCATTCGGAGGTCACCCCAGGGTGCCAGGGTCACGCAGAGGTCACCGTCTCCTCCCTCTGGTGTTTGGCTGGAGGCTGCAGCAGCTCTCTCTCGGAGTGCGGTCGGTTGTTCCAGAGCAGGCCCAGATGTTCCCAGATGTTCCCTCCCTGGAAGCGGCCCTGGGTCACtccagagagaaggaggggactTCCTCTGAGCTACGAGTTCCTCTGGGCCTCCAGCGCAGGGAGAAGAAGGGTTCAGCCTCACATGGAGATCATCCCGGGCGCCCTGTCACTGTTGGTTTAGTGACCAGGCAGATGATCAGACCAGTACAGTGGAGGTCAGACCAGTACAGTGGAGGTCAGACCCAGTAcagtggag GTCAGGCCAGTACAGTGGAGGTCAGACCCAGTAcagtggag GTCAGACCAGTACAGTGGAGGTCCGACCCAGGCCTGCGTCCTTCCCTCCAGAGGAGCTCTCTGCTGTACCCCAGACCTGTGGGGGCCCAGGGCCGACCCACTGGTTTGTAG
- the LOC132473902 gene encoding uncharacterized protein LOC132473902 isoform X21, whose protein sequence is MSSSCLCSCLHPASVFMSSSCLCSCLHPASVHVFILPLFMSSPCLCSCLHPASVFMSSSCLCSCLHPASVLMSSPRLCSCLHPASVHVFTLPLFMSSPCLCSCLHPTSLFMSSPYLSVHVFILPLFMSSSCLCSCLHPASVHVFILPLFMSSSCLCSCYLPAAPAYFYRFYGVFSWKARRSLACLAPMPHAGSPPPPFGGHPRVPGSRRGHRLLPLVFGWRLQQLSLGVRSVVPEQAQMFPDVPSLEAALGHSREKEGTSSELRVPLGLQRREKKGSASHGDHPGRPVTVGLVTRQMIRPVQWRSDQYSGGQTQYSGGQTSTVEVRPSTVAVRPVQWRSDQYSGGQTSTVEVRPVQWRSDPGLRPSLQRSSLLYPRPVGAQGRPTGL, encoded by the exons ATGTCTTCatcctgcctctgttcatgtcttcaccctgc CTCCGTGTTCATGTCTTCatcctgcctctgttcatgtcttcaccctgcctctgttcatgtcttcatcctgcctctgttcatgtcttcaccctgcctctgttcatgtcTTCACCCTGCCTCCGTGTTCATGTCTTCatcctgcctctgttcatgtcTTCACCCTGCCTCCGTGTTGATGTCTTCACCCCGCCTCTGTTCATGTCTTCatcctgcctctgttcatgtcttcaccctgcctctgttcatgtcttcaccctgcctctgttcatgtcTTCACCCTACCTCCCTGTTCATGTCTTCACCCTACCTCTCTGTTCATGTCTTCatcctgcctctgttcatgtcttcatcctgcctctgttcatgtcttcatcctgcctctgttcatgtcttcatcctgcctctgttcatgtcttcatcctgcctctgttcatgttATCTTCCTGCCGCCCCTGCATATTTTTACCGGTTTTATGGAGTGTTTTCATGGAAGGCCAGGAGGAGCCTGGCTTGTTTGGCCCCGATGCCGCACGCAGGGAGCCCTCCACCCCCATTCGGAGGTCACCCCAGGGTGCCAGGGTCACGCAGAGGTCACCGTCTCCTCCCTCTGGTGTTTGGCTGGAGGCTGCAGCAGCTCTCTCTCGGAGTGCGGTCGGTTGTTCCAGAGCAGGCCCAGATGTTCCCAGATGTTCCCTCCCTGGAAGCGGCCCTGGGTCACtccagagagaaggaggggactTCCTCTGAGCTACGAGTTCCTCTGGGCCTCCAGCGCAGGGAGAAGAAGGGTTCAGCCTCACATGGAGATCATCCCGGGCGCCCTGTCACTGTTGGTTTAGTGACCAGGCAGATGATCAGACCAGTACAGTGGAGGTCAGACCAGTACAGTGGAGGTCAGACCCAGTAcagtggag GTCAGACCAGTACAGTGGAG gtcagacccaGTACAGTGGCGGTCAGACCAGTACAGTGGAGGTCAGACCAGTACAGTGGAGGTCAGACCAGTACAGTGGAGGTCAGACCAGTACAGTGGAGGTCCGACCCAGGCCTGCGTCCTTCCCTCCAGAGGAGCTCTCTGCTGTACCCCAGACCTGTGGGGGCCCAGGGCCGACCCACTGGTTTGTAG
- the LOC132473902 gene encoding uncharacterized protein LOC132473902 isoform X7 produces MSSSCLCSCLHPASVFMSSSCLCSCLHPASVHVFILPLFMSSPCLCSCLHPASVFMSSSCLCSCLHPASVLMSSPRLCSCLHPASVHVFTLPLFMSSPCLCSCLHPTSLFMSSPYLSVHVFILPLFMSSSCLCSCLHPASVHVFILPLFMSSSCLCSCYLPAAPAYFYRFYGVFSWKARRSLACLAPMPHAGSPPPPFGGHPRVPGSRRGHRLLPLVFGWRLQQLSLGVRSVVPEQAQMFPDVPSLEAALGHSREKEGTSSELRVPLGLQRREKKGSASHGDHPGRPVTVGLVTRQMIRPVQWRSDQYSGGQTQYSGGQTSTVEVRPVQWRSDPVQWRSEVRPSTVAVRPVQWRSDQYSGGQTSTVEVRPVQWRSDPGLRPSLQRSSLLYPRPVGAQGRPTGL; encoded by the exons ATGTCTTCatcctgcctctgttcatgtcttcaccctgc CTCCGTGTTCATGTCTTCatcctgcctctgttcatgtcttcaccctgcctctgttcatgtcttcatcctgcctctgttcatgtcttcaccctgcctctgttcatgtcTTCACCCTGCCTCCGTGTTCATGTCTTCatcctgcctctgttcatgtcTTCACCCTGCCTCCGTGTTGATGTCTTCACCCCGCCTCTGTTCATGTCTTCatcctgcctctgttcatgtcttcaccctgcctctgttcatgtcttcaccctgcctctgttcatgtcTTCACCCTACCTCCCTGTTCATGTCTTCACCCTACCTCTCTGTTCATGTCTTCatcctgcctctgttcatgtcttcatcctgcctctgttcatgtcttcatcctgcctctgttcatgtcttcatcctgcctctgttcatgtcttcatcctgcctctgttcatgttATCTTCCTGCCGCCCCTGCATATTTTTACCGGTTTTATGGAGTGTTTTCATGGAAGGCCAGGAGGAGCCTGGCTTGTTTGGCCCCGATGCCGCACGCAGGGAGCCCTCCACCCCCATTCGGAGGTCACCCCAGGGTGCCAGGGTCACGCAGAGGTCACCGTCTCCTCCCTCTGGTGTTTGGCTGGAGGCTGCAGCAGCTCTCTCTCGGAGTGCGGTCGGTTGTTCCAGAGCAGGCCCAGATGTTCCCAGATGTTCCCTCCCTGGAAGCGGCCCTGGGTCACtccagagagaaggaggggactTCCTCTGAGCTACGAGTTCCTCTGGGCCTCCAGCGCAGGGAGAAGAAGGGTTCAGCCTCACATGGAGATCATCCCGGGCGCCCTGTCACTGTTGGTTTAGTGACCAGGCAGATGATCAGACCAGTACAGTGGAGGTCAGACCAGTACAGTGGAGGTCAGACCCAGTAcagtggag GTCAGACCAGTACAGTGGAGGTCAGGCCAGTACAGTGGAGGTCAGACCCAGTAcagtggaggtcagaggtcagacccaGTACAGTGGCGGTCAGACCAGTACAGTGGAGGTCAGACCAGTACAGTGGAGGTCAGACCAGTACAGTGGAGGTCAGACCAGTACAGTGGAGGTCCGACCCAGGCCTGCGTCCTTCCCTCCAGAGGAGCTCTCTGCTGTACCCCAGACCTGTGGGGGCCCAGGGCCGACCCACTGGTTTGTAG
- the LOC132473902 gene encoding uncharacterized protein LOC132473902 isoform X13: MSSSCLCSCLHPASVFMSSSCLCSCLHPASVHVFILPLFMSSPCLCSCLHPASVFMSSSCLCSCLHPASVLMSSPRLCSCLHPASVHVFTLPLFMSSPCLCSCLHPTSLFMSSPYLSVHVFILPLFMSSSCLCSCLHPASVHVFILPLFMSSSCLCSCYLPAAPAYFYRFYGVFSWKARRSLACLAPMPHAGSPPPPFGGHPRVPGSRRGHRLLPLVFGWRLQQLSLGVRSVVPEQAQMFPDVPSLEAALGHSREKEGTSSELRVPLGLQRREKKGSASHGDHPGRPVTVGLVTRQMIRPVQWRSDQYSGGQTQYSGGQRSDPVQWRSDQYSGGQTSTVEVRPVQWRSDQYSGGQTSTVEVRPVQWRSDPGLRPSLQRSSLLYPRPVGAQGRPTGL; this comes from the exons ATGTCTTCatcctgcctctgttcatgtcttcaccctgc CTCCGTGTTCATGTCTTCatcctgcctctgttcatgtcttcaccctgcctctgttcatgtcttcatcctgcctctgttcatgtcttcaccctgcctctgttcatgtcTTCACCCTGCCTCCGTGTTCATGTCTTCatcctgcctctgttcatgtcTTCACCCTGCCTCCGTGTTGATGTCTTCACCCCGCCTCTGTTCATGTCTTCatcctgcctctgttcatgtcttcaccctgcctctgttcatgtcttcaccctgcctctgttcatgtcTTCACCCTACCTCCCTGTTCATGTCTTCACCCTACCTCTCTGTTCATGTCTTCatcctgcctctgttcatgtcttcatcctgcctctgttcatgtcttcatcctgcctctgttcatgtcttcatcctgcctctgttcatgtcttcatcctgcctctgttcatgttATCTTCCTGCCGCCCCTGCATATTTTTACCGGTTTTATGGAGTGTTTTCATGGAAGGCCAGGAGGAGCCTGGCTTGTTTGGCCCCGATGCCGCACGCAGGGAGCCCTCCACCCCCATTCGGAGGTCACCCCAGGGTGCCAGGGTCACGCAGAGGTCACCGTCTCCTCCCTCTGGTGTTTGGCTGGAGGCTGCAGCAGCTCTCTCTCGGAGTGCGGTCGGTTGTTCCAGAGCAGGCCCAGATGTTCCCAGATGTTCCCTCCCTGGAAGCGGCCCTGGGTCACtccagagagaaggaggggactTCCTCTGAGCTACGAGTTCCTCTGGGCCTCCAGCGCAGGGAGAAGAAGGGTTCAGCCTCACATGGAGATCATCCCGGGCGCCCTGTCACTGTTGGTTTAGTGACCAGGCAGATGATCAGACCAGTACAGTGGAGGTCAGACCAGTACAGTGGAGGTCAGACCCAGTAcagtggaggtcagaggtcagacccaGTACAGTGGCGGTCAGACCAGTACAGTGGAGGTCAGACCAGTACAGTGGAGGTCAGGCCAGTACAGTGGAG GTCAGACCAGTACAGTGGAGGTCAGACCAGTACAGTGGAGGTCAGACCAGTACAGTGGAGGTCCGACCCAGGCCTGCGTCCTTCCCTCCAGAGGAGCTCTCTGCTGTACCCCAGACCTGTGGGGGCCCAGGGCCGACCCACTGGTTTGTAG
- the LOC132473902 gene encoding uncharacterized protein LOC132473902 isoform X12, translating to MSSSCLCSCLHPASVFMSSSCLCSCLHPASVHVFILPLFMSSPCLCSCLHPASVFMSSSCLCSCLHPASVLMSSPRLCSCLHPASVHVFTLPLFMSSPCLCSCLHPTSLFMSSPYLSVHVFILPLFMSSSCLCSCLHPASVHVFILPLFMSSSCLCSCYLPAAPAYFYRFYGVFSWKARRSLACLAPMPHAGSPPPPFGGHPRVPGSRRGHRLLPLVFGWRLQQLSLGVRSVVPEQAQMFPDVPSLEAALGHSREKEGTSSELRVPLGLQRREKKGSASHGDHPGRPVTVGLVTRQMIRPVQWRSDQYSGGQTSTVEVRPVQWRSDPVQWRSEVRPSTVAVRPVQWRSDQYSGGQTSTVEVRPVQWRSDPGLRPSLQRSSLLYPRPVGAQGRPTGL from the exons ATGTCTTCatcctgcctctgttcatgtcttcaccctgc CTCCGTGTTCATGTCTTCatcctgcctctgttcatgtcttcaccctgcctctgttcatgtcttcatcctgcctctgttcatgtcttcaccctgcctctgttcatgtcTTCACCCTGCCTCCGTGTTCATGTCTTCatcctgcctctgttcatgtcTTCACCCTGCCTCCGTGTTGATGTCTTCACCCCGCCTCTGTTCATGTCTTCatcctgcctctgttcatgtcttcaccctgcctctgttcatgtcttcaccctgcctctgttcatgtcTTCACCCTACCTCCCTGTTCATGTCTTCACCCTACCTCTCTGTTCATGTCTTCatcctgcctctgttcatgtcttcatcctgcctctgttcatgtcttcatcctgcctctgttcatgtcttcatcctgcctctgttcatgtcttcatcctgcctctgttcatgttATCTTCCTGCCGCCCCTGCATATTTTTACCGGTTTTATGGAGTGTTTTCATGGAAGGCCAGGAGGAGCCTGGCTTGTTTGGCCCCGATGCCGCACGCAGGGAGCCCTCCACCCCCATTCGGAGGTCACCCCAGGGTGCCAGGGTCACGCAGAGGTCACCGTCTCCTCCCTCTGGTGTTTGGCTGGAGGCTGCAGCAGCTCTCTCTCGGAGTGCGGTCGGTTGTTCCAGAGCAGGCCCAGATGTTCCCAGATGTTCCCTCCCTGGAAGCGGCCCTGGGTCACtccagagagaaggaggggactTCCTCTGAGCTACGAGTTCCTCTGGGCCTCCAGCGCAGGGAGAAGAAGGGTTCAGCCTCACATGGAGATCATCCCGGGCGCCCTGTCACTGTTGGTTTAGTGACCAGGCAGATGATCAGACCAGTACAGTGGAGGTCAGACCAGTACAGTGGAG GTCAGACCAGTACAGTGGAGGTCAGGCCAGTACAGTGGAGGTCAGACCCAGTAcagtggaggtcagaggtcagacccaGTACAGTGGCGGTCAGACCAGTACAGTGGAGGTCAGACCAGTACAGTGGAGGTCAGACCAGTACAGTGGAGGTCAGACCAGTACAGTGGAGGTCCGACCCAGGCCTGCGTCCTTCCCTCCAGAGGAGCTCTCTGCTGTACCCCAGACCTGTGGGGGCCCAGGGCCGACCCACTGGTTTGTAG